The DNA segment GATCTGCAACACCTTGGAACCGAGGCTGGCCATTTCCAGCATCTCTTCGAAGGTGATCTTGTCCAGACGCTGTGCAACCGGAACAACACGCGGGTCGGTGGTGTAAACGCCATCAACGTCGGTGTAGATCTGGCACTCGTCAGCCTTCAGCGCAGCTGCAAGGGCCACGCCAGTGGTATCGGAACCGCCACGCCCGAGGGTGGTGATGTTGCCGTGCTCGTCAACGCCCTGGAAACCCGCGACCACAACCACGCGACCGGCTTTCAGATCGCCACGAATCTTCTGGTCATCAATCTGCAAGATACGCGCTTTATTGTGCGCACTGTCTGTCAGGATCCGCACCTGATTACCGGTGTACGACACCGCTGGCACACCGCGCTTGATCAGCGCCATGGCCAACAGGGCAATCGTCACCTGCTCACCGGTGGAAACGATCACGTCCAGTTCACGCGGAACCGGTTGCGTCTCGCCACTGATTTGCTTGGCCAGATCGATCAGACGGTTGGTTTCGCCGCTCATTGCCGACAGAACGACCACCAGGTCATTGCCGGCATCACGGAATTTCTTAACCTTGTCGGCGACCTGCTCGATTCTCTCGACAGTACCGACCGAGGTGCCTCCAAATTTCTGTACGATCAAAGCCATTTCAAAGCCGCCTCTGCCCATGAAGGGCGCCCAATAATCAATCGAACAGCCGCCCGGCGCGCCACTAGACTGCGAGCCGGGCGAACCGTCTTATAAACCCTGCTCGACGAATGGAACGGTCAGCGCCAGTGCGCCATCCAGCGCGCCGGCGTCGACACCGCCGCCCTGCGCCATGTCCGGACGACCACCGCCCTTCCCGCCCACTGCCGCAGCAGCCTGCTTCATCAAATCACCGGCTTTGAGTTGGCCAGTCAGGTCCTTGGTTACGCCTGCAACCAGTACGACCTTTTCCTCATGGACACCGCCGAGCAGGATCACTGCGCGGCCGAGTTTGTTTTTCAGCTGATCGACCAGCGCCAGCAGCGCCTTGCCGTCCTGACCGTCCAGACGCGCGGCCAGAACCTTCACGTCCTTGACGTCCACTGCCGAGGCCGACAGATCGTCGCCCGCCGCACTGGCTGCCTTGGCCTGCAACTGCTCGAGTTGCTTTTCCAGCAGGCGGTTGCGCTCGAGCACAGCCGACAGCTTGTCGATCAGATTGTCACGGCTGCCCTTGACGAGGCTGGCCGCTTCCTTGAGTTGTTCTTCGGCAGCGTTGAGGTACGCCAGCGCCGCAGCACCGGTAACGGCTTCGATACGACGCACGCCCGAAGCCACACCGCCTTCGCTGATGATCTTCAGCAGGCCGATGTCGCCGGTACGGTTGGCGTGGATCCCGCCGCACAGTTCGACGGAGAAATCGCCGCCCATGCTCAGCACGCGCACGCTGTCACCGTATTTTTCGCCGAACAGCGCCATGGCGCCTTTGTTCTTCGCGGTTTCGATGTCGGTCTCTTCGGTTTCAACCGCAGAGTTCTTGCGGATCTCGGCGTTGACGATATCTTCCAGCTGCTTGATCTGTGCAGGCTTGATCGCTTCGAAGTGGCTGAAGTCGAAACGCAGGCGCTGACTGTCGACCAACGAACCTTTCTGCTGAACATGATCGCCCAGCACTTGGCGCAATGCTGCGTGCAGCAAGTGGGTGGCCGAGTGGTTCAGCGCGGTGGCATGACGCACTTCGGCATCAACGTGGGTTTCCACCGGAGCGCCGATGATCAGGCTGCCGGACGCCAGCACACCGTGGTGCAGGAACGCGCCGCCGGTCTTGGTGGTGTCGCGCACGTCGAAACGGCTGTTACCGGCCTGAATGAAACCGCAGTCACCGATCTGGCCACCGGATTCAGCGTAGAACGGCGTCTGGTTGAGGACGATCACCGCCTCTTCGCCTTCGCTCAGCACGTCGACCGACTGGCCGTCCTTATAGATAGCCACGATTTTCGCCGAACCGCTGGTGGCGGCGTAACCGGTGAATTCGGTGGCGACGTCAACCTTGACCAGCGTGTTGTAGTCCAGACCGAACGAGCTGGCGGAACGCGCACGCACGCGCTGGGCTTCCATTTCACGCTCGAAACCGACTTCATCGACAGTCAGGCCGCGTTCGCGGGCGATGTCAGCGGTCAGGTCCATCGGGAAACCGTAGGTGTCGTAGAGCTTGAACACCACGTCGCCCGGCACCACGGTGCCTTTGAGCTCGGCCAGATCCTGCTCGAGAATCTTCAGGCCGTGCTCCAGCGTCTTGGAGAACTGCTCTTCTTCAGCCTTGAGCACGCGCTCGATATTGCTTTGCTGTTTCTTCAGTTCCGGGAACGCTTCGCCCATCTCGGCCACCAGCGCCGCGACGATCTTGTAGAAGAAGCTGCCGGTGGCGCCGAGCTTGTTGCCGTGACGGCAGGCGCGACGAATGATCCGGCGCAGCACGTAACCACGGCCCTCGTTGGACGGCAGCACGCCATCGGCAATCAGGAAGCCGCAGGAACGGATGTGGTCGGACACGACTTTCAGCGATGACTGATCACCGTTCTCGCAACCGATCGCTTCAGCCGAAGCCTTCAGCAGGTTCTTGAACAGGTCGATGTCGTAGTTGGAGTTGACGTGCTGCATCACCGCACTGATCCGCTCCAGGCCCATGCCGGTGTCGACCGACGGCGCTGGCAACGGATGCAACACGCCGTCGGCGGTGCGGTTGAATTGCATGAACACGTTGTTCCAGATTTCGATGTAACGGTCGCCATCTTCTTCCGGCGAGCCCGGCGGGCCACCCCAGATGTGCTCGCCGTGATCGTAGAAAATCTCGGTGCACGGGCCGCACGGGCCGGTGTCACCCATGGTCCAGAAGTTGTCGGACGCGTACGGTGCGCCTTTGTTGTCGCCGATGCGGATCATGCGCTCGGCCGGCACGCCGATTGTCTGCGTCCAGATGTCATACGCTTCGTCGTCGGTGGCGTAGACGGTGACCCAGAGTTTTTCCTTCGGCAGCTTCAGTACGCCGGTCAGGAAGGTCCAGGCGAAGGTGATCGCGTCGTGCTTGAAATAATCGCCGAAGCTGAAGTTACCGAGCATTTCGAAGAACGTGTGGTGACGGGCGGTATAACCGACGTTCTCCAGGTCACTGTTCTTGCCACCGGCGCGCACGCACTTCTGGCTGCTGGTCGCACGGGTGTAGGCACGTTTTTCCTGGCCCAGGAAGCAGTCCTTGAACTGGTTCATCCCCGCGTTGGTGAACAGCAGGGTTGGGTCGTTGCCCGGAATCAAAGAGCTGGAGGCTACACGGGTGTGGCCTTGCTCTTCGAAGAAGCGAAGGAAGGCTTCACGGATTTCTGCGCTTTTCATTAGGTTCTTCCACGGAGGCTGCGGCCAAAGGCCTGTTCGAAACGTCAGAGACGAAGCGACGGCAAAGGGCCGCATTATATCGGCCCTGCGCGCGGGGTACAGCGTGTTTATACGATAGAAACGGTCAATTGGACGGCTAACGCTGTCACTGGCGTGAAAACTCGACGAATGTCGCGATCACTTGCTCGATTTGCGCGCGGTTGACATCCATGTGCGTGACCATGCGCAGACGCGCTGCAGCGCTGAGCTTGATCCCGCGCTCGGCCGCGAAGGCCTTGAGCGCCTCGGCCCTGTCGCCCATTTGCACATAAACCATGTTGGTTTGCACGGGCTCGACGACGAAACCGGCTTCGCGCAGACCATCGGCCAGCAATTGTGCGTTGGCGTGGTCGTCGGCCAGCCGTCCAACGTGGTGATCCAGCGCGTACAGCCCCGCCGCTGCCAGTACGCCTGCCTGACGCATGCCGCCGCCGACCATTTTGCGCAAGCGTCGGGCCTTGCCGATCAGTTGTTCAGAGCCGCACAACACCGAGCCGACCGGTGCGCCGAGGCCTTTGGACAGGCACACCGAGACCGAATCGAAATACTGGGTGATCTCCCGCGCATCGACACCCAGTTTGACCGCCGCGTTGTAAAGGCGCGCGCCGTCAAGGTGCAACTGCAGGCCGTGCTGCTGAGTGAAGCGTCGCGCCCGGGCCAGATATTCCAGCGGCAGCACCTTGCCCTGCATGGTGTTTTCCAGCGCCAGCAAGCGGGTGCGGGCGAAGTGAAAGTCGTCCGGCTTGATCGCCGCCGCGACTTGCTCGAGATCAAGCGAACCGTCGGCCTGCACTTCCAGCGGCTGCGGCTGGATCGATCCGAGCACCGCCGCGCCACCGCCTTCGTATTTGTAGGTGTGCGCCTGCTGGCCGACGATGTATTCGTCGCCGCGTTCGCAGTGCGCCATCAACCCGAGCAGGTTGCTCATGGTCCCGGTCGGCACGAACAGCGCGGCTGCAAAACCGAGGCGACTGGCCAGCTCGGCTTCCAGACGGTTGACCGTCGGGTCTTCGCCGTACACGTCGTCACCGGTGTCCGCCGCCAGCATGGCGTCGAGCATGGCGGGAGTCGGTTGGGTGACGGTGTCGCTGCGAAGATCAATAACGCTCATGAACCTGGCCTCTGGTCAGCAGGGGAAATCCCTTTGTGAAGTGGGATTACTGCGGTCATGGCGCGGATTAATCAAGCCTTGCGCCAAGAAAATTCAGGTTTTCGTTGAGAAGGCATAACCCATGTGGGAGCGAGCCTGCTCGCGAAAGCGGAGTAACAGTCAACATCTACGTTGGATGTGAA comes from the Pseudomonas granadensis genome and includes:
- a CDS encoding aspartate kinase; amino-acid sequence: MALIVQKFGGTSVGTVERIEQVADKVKKFRDAGNDLVVVLSAMSGETNRLIDLAKQISGETQPVPRELDVIVSTGEQVTIALLAMALIKRGVPAVSYTGNQVRILTDSAHNKARILQIDDQKIRGDLKAGRVVVVAGFQGVDEHGNITTLGRGGSDTTGVALAAALKADECQIYTDVDGVYTTDPRVVPVAQRLDKITFEEMLEMASLGSKVLQIRAVEFAGKYNVPLRVLHSFKEGPGTLITIDEEETMEQPIISGIAFNRDEAKLTIRGVPDTPGVAFKILGPISAANIEVDMIVQNVAHDNTTDFTFTVHRNDYQAAQTVLENTAREIGAREVVGDTKIAKVSIVGVGMRSHAGVASRMFESLAKESINIQMISTSEIKVSVVIEEKYLELAVRALHTAFELDAPARQGE
- the alaS gene encoding alanine--tRNA ligase; protein product: MKSAEIREAFLRFFEEQGHTRVASSSLIPGNDPTLLFTNAGMNQFKDCFLGQEKRAYTRATSSQKCVRAGGKNSDLENVGYTARHHTFFEMLGNFSFGDYFKHDAITFAWTFLTGVLKLPKEKLWVTVYATDDEAYDIWTQTIGVPAERMIRIGDNKGAPYASDNFWTMGDTGPCGPCTEIFYDHGEHIWGGPPGSPEEDGDRYIEIWNNVFMQFNRTADGVLHPLPAPSVDTGMGLERISAVMQHVNSNYDIDLFKNLLKASAEAIGCENGDQSSLKVVSDHIRSCGFLIADGVLPSNEGRGYVLRRIIRRACRHGNKLGATGSFFYKIVAALVAEMGEAFPELKKQQSNIERVLKAEEEQFSKTLEHGLKILEQDLAELKGTVVPGDVVFKLYDTYGFPMDLTADIARERGLTVDEVGFEREMEAQRVRARSASSFGLDYNTLVKVDVATEFTGYAATSGSAKIVAIYKDGQSVDVLSEGEEAVIVLNQTPFYAESGGQIGDCGFIQAGNSRFDVRDTTKTGGAFLHHGVLASGSLIIGAPVETHVDAEVRHATALNHSATHLLHAALRQVLGDHVQQKGSLVDSQRLRFDFSHFEAIKPAQIKQLEDIVNAEIRKNSAVETEETDIETAKNKGAMALFGEKYGDSVRVLSMGGDFSVELCGGIHANRTGDIGLLKIISEGGVASGVRRIEAVTGAAALAYLNAAEEQLKEAASLVKGSRDNLIDKLSAVLERNRLLEKQLEQLQAKAASAAGDDLSASAVDVKDVKVLAARLDGQDGKALLALVDQLKNKLGRAVILLGGVHEEKVVLVAGVTKDLTGQLKAGDLMKQAAAAVGGKGGGRPDMAQGGGVDAGALDGALALTVPFVEQGL
- the ltaE gene encoding low-specificity L-threonine aldolase; this encodes MSVIDLRSDTVTQPTPAMLDAMLAADTGDDVYGEDPTVNRLEAELASRLGFAAALFVPTGTMSNLLGLMAHCERGDEYIVGQQAHTYKYEGGGAAVLGSIQPQPLEVQADGSLDLEQVAAAIKPDDFHFARTRLLALENTMQGKVLPLEYLARARRFTQQHGLQLHLDGARLYNAAVKLGVDAREITQYFDSVSVCLSKGLGAPVGSVLCGSEQLIGKARRLRKMVGGGMRQAGVLAAAGLYALDHHVGRLADDHANAQLLADGLREAGFVVEPVQTNMVYVQMGDRAEALKAFAAERGIKLSAAARLRMVTHMDVNRAQIEQVIATFVEFSRQ